In the Pyrolobus fumarii 1A genome, one interval contains:
- the metG gene encoding methionine--tRNA ligase subunit beta — MANEAKPAEQITIDEFARIDLRVGIVVEAEHIPGTRLLRLIVDLGNEKRQIISGIAEWYKPEDLIGKRVVVVANLAPKRIRGYLSEGMILAAGCGKDERPYLLTVDGEAPPGTKIC, encoded by the coding sequence TTGGCAAACGAGGCTAAGCCCGCCGAGCAGATAACTATCGACGAGTTCGCCCGTATAGACCTACGCGTCGGTATAGTAGTCGAGGCTGAGCATATACCGGGCACGAGGCTACTAAGGCTCATAGTCGACCTGGGTAACGAGAAGCGCCAGATAATATCGGGTATAGCCGAGTGGTACAAGCCGGAAGACCTCATTGGTAAGAGGGTTGTCGTAGTAGCCAACCTGGCGCCTAAGAGGATCAGGGGTTATCTCAGCGAGGGTATGATACTCGCGGCGGGCTGTGGGAAAGACGAGAGGCCTTACCTGCTCACTGTGGATGGCGAGGCACCCCCAGGGACAAAAATCTGCTAG
- a CDS encoding 30S ribosomal protein S11 produces the protein MAFTSREIKWGVAHIYSSYNNTIVHITDLTGAETVSRASGGMVVKADREKPSPYAAMLAASKAGQEAMEKGIMALHIKVRAPGGHGPKTPGPGAQAAIRALARMGFIIGRIEDVTPIPHDTTRRPGGRRGRRV, from the coding sequence ATGGCGTTCACATCCAGGGAGATAAAGTGGGGTGTAGCACACATCTACAGTAGCTACAACAACACCATAGTGCACATAACCGACCTCACGGGAGCCGAGACAGTATCTCGAGCTAGCGGAGGCATGGTCGTCAAGGCTGACCGCGAGAAGCCAAGCCCCTACGCCGCAATGCTAGCAGCCAGCAAGGCCGGTCAAGAAGCGATGGAGAAGGGCATAATGGCTCTCCACATCAAGGTGCGCGCCCCTGGAGGCCACGGACCAAAGACGCCAGGCCCAGGCGCCCAGGCAGCCATCAGGGCACTAGCAAGGATGGGCTTCATCATAGGCAGGATCGAGGACGTCACCCCGATACCACACGATACCACCAGGCGCCCAGGAGGCCGCCGCGGACGCCGTGTCTAA
- a CDS encoding 30S ribosomal protein S13, translated as MSQQQQFRHIVRVAGTDLDGRLKVPFALAKIKGVGITFAYALCRLLGIDPEKRAGYLTDAEIQKIEQALKDPKAIGIPSWMLNRRKDYETGRDMHLIGAELIYYARQDIERLKRIKSWRGIRHALGLKVRGQRTRTTGRTGMTVGVSKRRK; from the coding sequence GTGTCGCAGCAACAGCAGTTTAGGCACATAGTGCGTGTCGCGGGTACTGATCTCGATGGTAGGTTGAAGGTTCCCTTCGCCCTGGCTAAGATAAAGGGTGTCGGCATAACGTTCGCTTATGCACTCTGCAGACTCCTTGGTATCGACCCGGAGAAGAGGGCGGGCTACCTAACTGACGCCGAGATACAAAAGATCGAGCAGGCGCTGAAGGATCCAAAGGCCATTGGGATCCCGTCCTGGATGCTCAACAGGAGGAAGGACTATGAGACTGGCCGCGACATGCACCTCATTGGCGCCGAGTTGATCTACTATGCTAGGCAGGATATTGAGAGATTGAAGAGGATCAAGTCGTGGAGGGGTATCCGCCACGCGCTGGGTCTAAAGGTTAGGGGCCAGAGGACGAGGACAACCGGCCGTACTGGTATGACTGTGGGTGTCTCGAAGAGGAGGAAGTAG
- a CDS encoding 30S ribosomal protein S4: MGDPKKPRKKWESPGHPWIKERLLREIELIGRYGLRNKKEIWQAETLARYFRHRARRLLALPEDVRKKEEEQLLRKLYRMGVLPENATLDDVLGLTAEHFLERRLQTIVYKKGLARTIWQARQLIVHGHIAIGGRRIRSPGYLVPRDEEDLIDYAPTSPFAKRREEQAQQAPSQQSQEGGAEAAG; the protein is encoded by the coding sequence GTGGGTGACCCGAAGAAGCCACGTAAGAAGTGGGAGTCGCCCGGTCACCCCTGGATTAAGGAGAGGCTGCTGCGCGAGATCGAGCTTATCGGTAGGTATGGCCTGCGTAACAAGAAGGAGATATGGCAGGCTGAGACGCTGGCAAGGTACTTCCGTCACCGTGCTCGCCGCCTCCTAGCTCTCCCAGAGGATGTGCGCAAGAAGGAGGAGGAGCAGCTGCTACGCAAGCTGTATCGTATGGGTGTACTCCCTGAGAACGCGACGCTTGACGACGTTCTCGGCTTGACTGCTGAGCACTTCCTTGAGAGGAGGCTCCAGACGATAGTCTACAAGAAGGGCCTCGCTAGGACCATCTGGCAGGCCAGACAGCTGATAGTCCATGGCCACATCGCAATCGGCGGTAGGAGGATAAGGTCGCCGGGCTACCTAGTCCCGCGTGACGAGGAGGACCTCATAGACTATGCGCCGACGAGCCCATTCGCCAAGAGGAGGGAGGAGCAGGCCCAGCAGGCCCCCAGCCAGCAGAGTCAAGAGGGCGGGGCTGAGGCTGCAGGGTGA
- a CDS encoding Lrp/AsnC family transcriptional regulator, which produces MLDEVDLKLLQLLASNSRASLRELSRDLGVAVSTVHTRIQKLIREGVVRRFTIQPDYERLGYPITAVILVVVEGGRIEEVAERLREEPNLIAVYDVTGDYDLVLIGKFRSMSELNAFIKRLNRMPAIRRTVTSVVLKVFKEDPVAPLNPSLS; this is translated from the coding sequence ATGCTAGACGAGGTGGATTTGAAGCTGTTGCAGTTGCTGGCTAGCAACTCGCGTGCGAGTCTAAGAGAGCTATCGCGGGACCTGGGCGTAGCGGTTTCAACCGTACACACGCGTATACAGAAGCTCATACGCGAGGGTGTCGTCAGGAGGTTCACGATACAACCTGACTATGAGAGACTGGGGTACCCTATAACAGCGGTCATCCTCGTTGTGGTGGAGGGTGGGCGGATAGAGGAGGTCGCGGAGAGGCTCCGCGAAGAGCCGAACCTCATAGCAGTGTACGATGTTACCGGTGACTATGACCTCGTGCTTATAGGCAAATTCCGTAGCATGTCAGAGCTAAACGCGTTCATCAAGAGGCTTAACCGCATGCCAGCCATAAGAAGGACCGTCACCAGCGTAGTACTCAAGGTGTTCAAGGAAGATCCGGTTGCGCCTCTCAATCCAAGCTTAAGCTAA
- a CDS encoding DUF211 domain-containing protein produces MAGLRRLVLDVLKPLRDPSLTEMALLLAKVRGVKGVNITVNEVDVETLSLTIVVEGDDIDFEGVKKVLEEVGAAIHSIDQVVAGEKIVEVPELRRGE; encoded by the coding sequence TTGGCTGGTCTGAGGAGGCTCGTGCTAGACGTGCTAAAGCCTCTACGTGACCCTTCGCTAACAGAGATGGCGCTATTGCTAGCCAAGGTTAGGGGCGTGAAAGGCGTAAACATAACCGTGAATGAGGTCGACGTCGAGACACTTAGCCTCACGATAGTCGTCGAGGGCGATGATATAGACTTTGAGGGTGTAAAGAAGGTGCTCGAGGAGGTTGGCGCAGCGATACACAGTATCGACCAAGTTGTCGCCGGCGAGAAGATAGTCGAGGTCCCAGAGTTGAGAAGAGGGGAGTAG
- the lysS gene encoding homocitrate synthase: MIRREEWGIGGPKPERIRVGLLDSTLREGEQTPGVSFTVEQKVEIAKLLSEAGVQMIEAGHPAVAPDVYEAVKRIIQLKKEGVIRSEIVAHSRAVKRDIEVAAELEPDRIAIFYGVSDIHLRYKHRVSREEALSIIGEMVEYAKQHGVKVRFTAEDATRADYDYLVEVVKTARDAGADRVSIADTVGIATPAFMRRLFESLTRDAPGVEFDVHAHNDLGLATANSLAAVEGGATIIHVTVNGLGERAGITPLHEAAVALKVHYGIEVIDLKLIPKLSRLVERYSGIPVPPNTPVVGDNAFTHKAGVHVAGILANPETYEPYPPEMVGRTRDYVIDKYTGKKAVKARLEKLGVTVTDKELEEIVRRIKARPDIRYLRDEDLLEIASEVMGKPLALTAPRGVEAIVLVKTNSNVYTTSIARRLSIIPGVAEVMEVTGDNDIVLRIQARNTEQLNQVIEQVRTIPGVQSTYTMLILKKSTGEQKEA, encoded by the coding sequence ATGATCCGCCGCGAGGAGTGGGGCATAGGCGGACCAAAACCGGAGCGCATTCGCGTTGGGCTGCTAGACTCCACGCTCCGTGAGGGTGAGCAGACTCCAGGCGTGAGCTTCACCGTCGAGCAGAAGGTCGAGATAGCTAAGCTTCTCAGCGAGGCTGGCGTACAGATGATTGAGGCTGGTCATCCTGCCGTCGCGCCAGATGTCTACGAGGCTGTCAAGAGGATAATCCAGTTGAAGAAGGAGGGCGTAATACGCTCAGAGATAGTCGCTCACTCGCGAGCCGTCAAGAGGGATATCGAGGTTGCAGCGGAGCTGGAGCCAGACCGCATAGCCATCTTCTACGGCGTTAGCGACATCCACCTTAGGTATAAGCACCGTGTTTCGCGCGAGGAGGCCCTCTCAATCATAGGAGAGATGGTGGAGTACGCGAAGCAGCACGGTGTGAAGGTTAGATTTACGGCGGAAGACGCCACCAGGGCCGACTACGATTACCTCGTAGAGGTTGTGAAGACTGCTAGGGATGCCGGGGCGGATAGGGTATCAATAGCGGATACCGTGGGGATAGCCACACCTGCCTTCATGAGGAGGTTGTTCGAGAGCCTAACCAGGGACGCCCCGGGAGTAGAGTTCGACGTACATGCACACAATGACCTCGGCCTCGCGACGGCCAACTCGCTCGCTGCTGTAGAGGGAGGCGCCACCATAATCCACGTTACTGTGAACGGCTTGGGCGAGAGAGCCGGAATAACCCCGCTCCACGAGGCGGCAGTCGCGCTCAAGGTGCACTACGGAATCGAGGTTATAGACTTGAAGCTCATCCCGAAGCTATCCAGGCTGGTCGAGAGGTACTCGGGTATACCCGTGCCGCCAAACACACCGGTTGTCGGCGACAACGCGTTCACGCACAAGGCCGGAGTCCACGTCGCTGGTATACTCGCCAACCCCGAGACCTACGAGCCCTACCCGCCAGAGATGGTGGGGAGAACCAGAGACTACGTGATAGACAAGTACACTGGCAAGAAGGCTGTGAAAGCCAGGCTCGAGAAGCTAGGCGTGACGGTCACCGACAAGGAGCTTGAAGAGATAGTAAGGAGGATTAAAGCAAGACCCGACATACGCTACCTGCGCGACGAGGACCTTCTAGAGATAGCGAGCGAGGTAATGGGCAAGCCACTAGCGCTAACAGCCCCAAGAGGCGTAGAAGCCATAGTCCTCGTAAAGACGAACAGCAACGTATACACAACATCCATAGCCAGAAGGCTAAGCATCATACCAGGCGTCGCAGAGGTAATGGAGGTGACAGGCGATAACGACATAGTACTACGCATACAAGCCAGGAACACTGAACAACTAAACCAAGTGATAGAACAGGTACGCACCATACCAGGCGTACAATCGACATACACGATGCTAATACTCAAGAAGAGCACGGGAGAGCAGAAAGAAGCCTAA
- a CDS encoding 50S ribosomal protein L13e, whose protein sequence is MSGLSEERSFEPPRAIVKKPRLRKYGGIDPGVREGRGFSIPELKEVGLGVKEAMKLGLYVDKRRKTKWPWNVEALRKYLEAIGYKPRGYP, encoded by the coding sequence GTGAGCGGGTTGAGCGAAGAGCGTAGCTTCGAGCCGCCCCGCGCCATAGTCAAGAAGCCAAGGCTTCGCAAGTATGGTGGTATCGACCCGGGTGTTAGGGAGGGCAGGGGCTTCAGCATACCGGAGCTGAAGGAGGTCGGGCTGGGCGTCAAGGAGGCTATGAAGCTAGGACTCTACGTGGACAAGAGGAGGAAGACTAAGTGGCCCTGGAATGTTGAAGCGCTGAGAAAATACCTCGAGGCTATAGGCTACAAGCCTAGGGGATATCCGTAA